A genome region from Ursus arctos isolate Adak ecotype North America unplaced genomic scaffold, UrsArc2.0 scaffold_18, whole genome shotgun sequence includes the following:
- the SLC27A4 gene encoding long-chain fatty acid transport protein 4 isoform X1, whose amino-acid sequence MLLGASLVGLLLFSKLVLKLPWTQVGFSLLFLYLGSGGWRFVRIFVKTIRRDIFGGMVLLRVKAKVRRYLREQRTVPILFASTVQRHPDKTALIFEGTDTHWTFRQLDDYSSSVANFLQARGLASGDVAALFMENRNEFVGLWLGMAKLGVEAALINTNLRRDALRHCLTTSRARVLVFGSEMAPAIFEIQASLDPSLSLFCSGPWEPSTVPAGTEHLDPLLEDAPTHLPSRPNKGFTDKLFYIYTSGTTGLPKAAIVVHSRYYRMAALVYYGFRMRPDDIVYDCLPLYHSAGNIVGVGQCLLHGMTVVIRKKFSASRFWDDCIKYNCTIVQYIGELCRYLLNQPPREAEHQHRVRMALGNGLRQSIWTDFSSRFHIPQVAEFYGATECNCSLGNFDSQVGACGFNSRILSFVYPIRLVRVNEDTMELIRGPNGVCLPCQPGEPGQLVGRIIQQDPLRRFDGYLNQGASNKKIAKDVFQKGDQAYLTGDVLVMDELGYLYFRDRTGDTFRWKGENVSTTEVEGTLSRLLDMADVAVYGVEVPGTEGRAGMAAVANPAGSCDLERFAQLLEKELPLYARPIFLRFLPELHKTGTFKLQKTELRKEGFDLAVVKDPLFYLDARKGRYVPLDQEAYTRIQAGEEKL is encoded by the exons CGGCGGCATGGTACTCCTGAGGGTGAAGGCAAAGGTCCGGCGGTACCTGCGGGAGCAGCGGACAGTGCCCATTTTGTTCGCCTCTACGGTACAGCGCCACCCCGACAAGACAGCCTTGATCTTTGAGGGCACAGACACCCACTGGACCTTCCGCCAGCTGGATGATTACTCCAGCAGCGTGGCCAACTTCCTGCAGGCTCGGGGCCTGGCCTCAGGGGATGTGGCCGCTCTCTTCATGGAGAACCGCAATGAGTTCGTGGGCCTGTGGCTGGGCATGGCCAAGCTGGGCGTGGAGGCGGCCCTCATCAACACCAACCTCCGGCGGGACGCCCTGCGCCACTGCCTGACCACCTCCCGGGCCCGGGTCCTCGTCTTTGGCAGTGAGATGGCCCCAG CCATCTTTGAAATCCAAGCCAGCCTGGATCCCTCGCTCAGCCTCTTCTGCTCCGGCCCCtgggagcccagcacagtgcccgcCGGCACGGAGCACCTAGACCCCCTGCTGGAAGATGCCCCCACGCACCTGCCCAGTCGCCCTAACAAGGGCTTCACAG ATAAGCTCTTCTACATCTACACATCCGGCACCACGGGCCTGCCCAAAGCCGCCATTGTGGTGCACAGCAG GTACTACCGCATGGCCGCGCTGGTGTACTACGGATTCCGGATGCGGCCCGACGACATTGTCTACGACTGCCTGCCCCTCTACCACTCCGCAG GAAACATCGTGGGAGTGGGGCAGTGCCTACTGCATGGCATGACAGTGGTAATCCGGAAGAAGTTCTCCGCCTCCCGGTTCTGGGATGACTGTATCAAGTACAACTGCACG ATTGTGCAGTACATCGGCGAGCTGTGCCGCTACCTCCTGAACCAGCCGCCCCGGGAGGCGGAACACCAGCACCGGGTGCGCATGGCGCTCGGCAACGGCCTCCGCCAGTCCATCTGGACCGACTTTTCTAGCCGTTTCCACATCCCCCAGGTGGCCGAGTTCTATGGGGCCACTGAATGTAACTGCAGTTTGGGCAACTTCGACAGCCAG GTGGGGGCCTGTGGCTTCAACAGCCGCATCCTGTCCTTTGTGTACCCCATCCGGCTGGTACGAGTCAACGAGGACACCATGGAACTGATCCGGGGGCCCAATGGCGTCTGCCTTCCCTGCCAGCCAG gtgAGCCGGGCCAGCTAGTGGGCCGCATCATCCAGCAGGACCCCCTGCGCCGCTTCGACGGCTACCTGAACCAGGGTGCCAGCAATAAGAAGATCGCCAAGGACGTCTTCCAAAAGGGGGACCAGGCCTACCTCACCG GCGATGTGCTGGTGATGGACGAGCTGGGCTACCTATACTTCCGAGACCGCACGGGAGACACGTTCCGCTGGAAAGGGGAGAACGTGTCCACCACCGAGGTGGAGGGCACGCTCAGCCGCCTGCTGGACATGGCCGACGTGGCAGTGTATGGTGTCGAGGTGCCAG GAACCGAGGGCCGGGCTGGAATGGCCGCAGTGGCCAACCCTGCCGGCAGCTGTGACCTGGAGCGCTTCGCACAGCTCCTGGAGAAGGAGCTGCCGCTGTACGCCCGCCCCATCTTCCTGCGCTTCCTGCCTGAGCTGCACAAAACAG GGACCTTCAAGTTACAGAAGACAGAGCTTCGGAAGGAAGGCTTTGACCTAGCAGTTGTGAAAGACCCGCTGTTCTACCTGGATGCCCGGAAGGGCCGCTACGTCCCGCTGGACCAAGAGGCCTACACCCGCATCCAGGCAGGCGAGGAGAAGCTGTGA
- the SLC27A4 gene encoding long-chain fatty acid transport protein 4 isoform X2, whose protein sequence is MLLGASLVGLLLFSKLVLKLPWTQVGFSLLFLYLGSGGWRFVRIFVKTIRRDIFGGMVLLRVKAKVRRYLREQRTVPILFASTVQRHPDKTALIFEGTDTHWTFRQLDDYSSSVANFLQARGLASGDVAALFMENRNEFVGLWLGMAKLGVEAALINTNLRRDALRHCLTTSRARVLVFGSEMAPAIFEIQASLDPSLSLFCSGPWEPSTVPAGTEHLDPLLEDAPTHLPSRPNKGFTDKLFYIYTSGTTGLPKAAIVVHSRYYRMAALVYYGFRMRPDDIVYDCLPLYHSAGNIVGVGQCLLHGMTVVIRKKFSASRFWDDCIKYNCTIVQYIGELCRYLLNQPPREAEHQHRVRMALGNGLRQSIWTDFSSRFHIPQVAEFYGATECNCSLGNFDSQVGACGFNSRILSFVYPIRLVRVNEDTMELIRGPNGVCLPCQPGDVLVMDELGYLYFRDRTGDTFRWKGENVSTTEVEGTLSRLLDMADVAVYGVEVPGTEGRAGMAAVANPAGSCDLERFAQLLEKELPLYARPIFLRFLPELHKTGTFKLQKTELRKEGFDLAVVKDPLFYLDARKGRYVPLDQEAYTRIQAGEEKL, encoded by the exons CGGCGGCATGGTACTCCTGAGGGTGAAGGCAAAGGTCCGGCGGTACCTGCGGGAGCAGCGGACAGTGCCCATTTTGTTCGCCTCTACGGTACAGCGCCACCCCGACAAGACAGCCTTGATCTTTGAGGGCACAGACACCCACTGGACCTTCCGCCAGCTGGATGATTACTCCAGCAGCGTGGCCAACTTCCTGCAGGCTCGGGGCCTGGCCTCAGGGGATGTGGCCGCTCTCTTCATGGAGAACCGCAATGAGTTCGTGGGCCTGTGGCTGGGCATGGCCAAGCTGGGCGTGGAGGCGGCCCTCATCAACACCAACCTCCGGCGGGACGCCCTGCGCCACTGCCTGACCACCTCCCGGGCCCGGGTCCTCGTCTTTGGCAGTGAGATGGCCCCAG CCATCTTTGAAATCCAAGCCAGCCTGGATCCCTCGCTCAGCCTCTTCTGCTCCGGCCCCtgggagcccagcacagtgcccgcCGGCACGGAGCACCTAGACCCCCTGCTGGAAGATGCCCCCACGCACCTGCCCAGTCGCCCTAACAAGGGCTTCACAG ATAAGCTCTTCTACATCTACACATCCGGCACCACGGGCCTGCCCAAAGCCGCCATTGTGGTGCACAGCAG GTACTACCGCATGGCCGCGCTGGTGTACTACGGATTCCGGATGCGGCCCGACGACATTGTCTACGACTGCCTGCCCCTCTACCACTCCGCAG GAAACATCGTGGGAGTGGGGCAGTGCCTACTGCATGGCATGACAGTGGTAATCCGGAAGAAGTTCTCCGCCTCCCGGTTCTGGGATGACTGTATCAAGTACAACTGCACG ATTGTGCAGTACATCGGCGAGCTGTGCCGCTACCTCCTGAACCAGCCGCCCCGGGAGGCGGAACACCAGCACCGGGTGCGCATGGCGCTCGGCAACGGCCTCCGCCAGTCCATCTGGACCGACTTTTCTAGCCGTTTCCACATCCCCCAGGTGGCCGAGTTCTATGGGGCCACTGAATGTAACTGCAGTTTGGGCAACTTCGACAGCCAG GTGGGGGCCTGTGGCTTCAACAGCCGCATCCTGTCCTTTGTGTACCCCATCCGGCTGGTACGAGTCAACGAGGACACCATGGAACTGATCCGGGGGCCCAATGGCGTCTGCCTTCCCTGCCAGCCAG GCGATGTGCTGGTGATGGACGAGCTGGGCTACCTATACTTCCGAGACCGCACGGGAGACACGTTCCGCTGGAAAGGGGAGAACGTGTCCACCACCGAGGTGGAGGGCACGCTCAGCCGCCTGCTGGACATGGCCGACGTGGCAGTGTATGGTGTCGAGGTGCCAG GAACCGAGGGCCGGGCTGGAATGGCCGCAGTGGCCAACCCTGCCGGCAGCTGTGACCTGGAGCGCTTCGCACAGCTCCTGGAGAAGGAGCTGCCGCTGTACGCCCGCCCCATCTTCCTGCGCTTCCTGCCTGAGCTGCACAAAACAG GGACCTTCAAGTTACAGAAGACAGAGCTTCGGAAGGAAGGCTTTGACCTAGCAGTTGTGAAAGACCCGCTGTTCTACCTGGATGCCCGGAAGGGCCGCTACGTCCCGCTGGACCAAGAGGCCTACACCCGCATCCAGGCAGGCGAGGAGAAGCTGTGA